From Crocosphaera subtropica ATCC 51142, one genomic window encodes:
- a CDS encoding ParA family protein translates to MIITVASFKGGVGKSTTALHLAAYCQQLAPSLLVDGDLNRSALDWASRGQLPFKVVDEKQGVKYARNYEHIIIDTPARPAPDDLKTIAEGCDLLILPTSPDALALGATLQMVDALHSLEANYRILLTLIPPRPSKAGSEARTAIKNAQLPLFKTGIRRLAVFQKAALEGVPVNQVKDPYANAAWDCYVKVGQEILP, encoded by the coding sequence CACCACGGCCTTACATTTAGCAGCTTACTGTCAGCAATTAGCCCCTTCGCTGTTGGTAGACGGGGACTTAAACCGCAGTGCTTTAGACTGGGCTAGTCGGGGACAACTACCCTTTAAAGTCGTGGATGAAAAACAGGGCGTGAAATATGCCAGAAACTACGAACACATTATTATCGACACCCCTGCTCGTCCTGCACCCGACGATCTTAAAACCATTGCTGAAGGATGTGATTTACTAATTCTGCCTACCAGTCCCGATGCTTTGGCTTTAGGAGCAACTTTGCAAATGGTTGATGCTCTGCACTCGTTAGAAGCAAATTATCGAATTTTACTGACCTTAATACCTCCACGTCCCTCTAAAGCAGGCTCTGAAGCAAGAACCGCCATTAAAAATGCCCAATTGCCCCTGTTTAAAACAGGGATTCGGCGGTTGGCAGTGTTTCAAAAAGCAGCCCTTGAGGGGGTTCCTGTCAATCAAGTTAAAGACCCCTACGCTAATGCAGCGTGGGATTGTTATGTCAAAGTCGGCCAGGAGATCCTACCATGA